A genomic window from Sphingobacterium spiritivorum includes:
- a CDS encoding type I restriction endonuclease subunit R, protein MASITENQIEEIALGYLKSLGYEYLNGVNISPDGDHPERQYNEVVLTTRLRDAIDKLNPTITQDAKEDALKKVLRTDSPNLLINNETFHRYLTDGVDVEIRTENGIRGEKVYIIDFENTENNEFLVVNQFTIIEGNQNKRPDLILFVNGMPLVVIELKNAVDENATIKSAYNQLQTYKQAVPSLFTYNELSIISDGWDARCGTLTSDFGRFMSWKTKDGKTEATHLEMQMQVMFNGMLNKQTLLDLIGQFIVFEKSDTKTLKKIAAYHQYYAVNKAVESTVQASSQEGDRRGGVIWHTQGSGKSLSMVFYSGKLIIDPRMENPTLVILTDRNDLDEQLHETFTNCQQLLRQEPQKAEDRKDLRRLLKVASGGIVFTTIQKFMPMQEDMIQAEHSNIVNEPAAEYIGADIKALSERKNIVVIADEAHRSQYDFIDGFAKHLRDALPNATFIGFTGTPIETSDKNTQAVFGNYVDIYDIQQAVDDKATVPIFYESRLAKVHFEENEKVHLDEQFEELTEGEELSNRQQMRAKWTRLEAIVGNPNRLEKIAKDLVYHFEQRNAVLDGKAMIVGMSRRICVDLYDAIIKLRPLWHSDDDDKGVIKVIMTGSSSDTLNMQKHIRSKSKRKAIGDRLKNPNDPLKLVIVRDMWLTGFDAPCLHTLYVDKPMRGHNLMQAIARVNRVFTEGKEGGLVVDYLGIAQELKTALAEYTASGGEGKPTLDQELAVAKMLELYEAIDYQLRHFDWRKFFTLSPEEKLNFIPVIVDYIFSQENGEQSFTENTKNLLKAFAISVPHEKAMAIRDDVALFQAIKTRLVKISDRNEGGKTDEEMETAIKQIISEAITADNVIDIFDAAGLKKPNIEILDERFLQELKDLPQKNLAVELLKKLLKDEIKKKSKINLVESKKFSELLEDAIKRYHNGMIDTVEFLEKVLIPFAEEMKKANKRGDKLGLDYREYAFYTALEVNNSAVAVLGDDILKQIAQELLKTVRNSTTIDWTIKESVQAELRRNIRRILRKSGYPPDLQEKAVDTVIAQAKMLADDLSKNNTQ, encoded by the coding sequence ATGGCAAGCATCACCGAAAACCAAATAGAAGAAATAGCATTGGGATATTTAAAAAGTTTAGGCTATGAATACCTGAACGGAGTAAATATATCACCAGATGGCGACCACCCCGAAAGACAGTACAACGAAGTGGTGCTGACTACTCGTTTGCGGGATGCCATCGACAAGCTCAATCCAACCATTACGCAAGATGCCAAAGAAGATGCTCTCAAAAAAGTATTGCGTACCGATAGTCCCAACCTCCTTATCAACAACGAAACATTTCATCGTTACCTGACAGACGGTGTAGATGTGGAGATAAGAACCGAAAACGGCATCAGAGGTGAGAAAGTATATATCATTGATTTTGAAAATACGGAGAACAACGAATTTCTGGTTGTCAACCAATTCACCATTATAGAAGGCAATCAGAATAAACGACCAGATTTGATTTTGTTTGTCAACGGTATGCCGTTGGTTGTCATAGAACTCAAAAATGCCGTAGATGAAAATGCGACCATCAAATCAGCATACAATCAACTGCAAACCTATAAACAAGCCGTTCCCTCACTATTTACCTACAACGAATTATCAATTATCAGCGATGGCTGGGATGCGCGTTGCGGAACACTTACCAGTGATTTTGGCAGGTTTATGAGTTGGAAAACTAAGGACGGAAAAACAGAAGCTACTCATTTGGAAATGCAAATGCAGGTCATGTTCAACGGAATGTTGAACAAACAGACGCTTTTGGATTTGATTGGTCAATTCATTGTTTTTGAAAAAAGCGACACTAAAACCCTTAAAAAAATTGCTGCCTATCACCAGTATTATGCAGTGAATAAAGCGGTAGAAAGTACTGTACAGGCAAGCTCACAGGAAGGTGACAGACGTGGTGGTGTCATATGGCATACACAGGGAAGTGGAAAGAGCTTAAGTATGGTTTTTTATTCGGGTAAATTGATTATTGATCCTCGAATGGAAAATCCAACTTTGGTTATTCTGACTGACAGAAACGATCTTGATGAACAATTGCACGAAACCTTTACCAATTGCCAGCAGCTTTTAAGACAAGAGCCTCAAAAGGCAGAAGACCGAAAAGATTTAAGGCGGTTATTAAAAGTGGCTTCAGGTGGTATTGTATTTACGACCATTCAGAAGTTTATGCCGATGCAGGAAGATATGATTCAAGCCGAACATTCGAATATCGTAAATGAACCAGCTGCGGAATATATCGGTGCAGACATAAAAGCCTTAAGTGAACGTAAAAATATTGTTGTCATAGCTGACGAAGCTCATAGAAGTCAATATGATTTTATTGACGGATTTGCCAAACATCTAAGAGATGCCTTACCCAATGCTACTTTCATTGGTTTTACAGGTACTCCTATCGAAACTTCAGATAAAAATACACAGGCCGTTTTTGGTAACTATGTAGACATATATGATATACAGCAGGCTGTTGACGATAAAGCAACTGTACCCATTTTTTATGAAAGCCGTTTAGCAAAAGTACATTTTGAGGAAAATGAAAAGGTACATTTAGACGAGCAGTTTGAAGAACTTACCGAAGGGGAAGAATTGAGCAATCGTCAGCAGATGAGAGCTAAATGGACACGCCTGGAAGCAATTGTAGGTAATCCAAACCGTTTAGAAAAAATTGCCAAAGACTTAGTGTATCATTTCGAACAACGCAATGCCGTCTTGGATGGCAAAGCAATGATCGTAGGCATGAGCCGAAGAATCTGTGTGGATTTATACGACGCTATTATCAAGCTCCGTCCCCTATGGCATTCAGATGATGACGACAAAGGTGTTATCAAAGTGATAATGACAGGTAGTAGTAGTGATACCTTAAATATGCAAAAACATATTCGCAGCAAATCTAAGCGAAAAGCTATTGGAGACCGCCTCAAAAATCCGAATGATCCGTTGAAGTTAGTTATTGTACGCGATATGTGGCTCACAGGCTTTGATGCGCCCTGTCTTCACACTTTGTATGTAGATAAACCAATGCGGGGACATAACCTGATGCAGGCTATTGCTCGTGTAAACCGTGTCTTTACCGAAGGTAAAGAAGGTGGATTGGTAGTAGATTATTTGGGTATTGCACAAGAACTGAAAACCGCATTAGCCGAATACACGGCAAGTGGTGGAGAAGGAAAACCAACACTTGACCAGGAATTGGCAGTAGCCAAAATGTTGGAGCTTTATGAAGCAATAGATTATCAGCTGCGTCATTTTGATTGGCGAAAATTTTTCACACTCTCACCCGAAGAAAAACTGAATTTCATTCCTGTAATTGTAGATTATATTTTCAGTCAGGAAAATGGAGAACAGAGTTTTACAGAAAATACCAAAAATCTGTTGAAAGCATTTGCTATTTCTGTACCTCACGAAAAAGCTATGGCCATCCGTGATGATGTAGCCTTATTTCAGGCGATTAAAACAAGATTGGTAAAAATATCCGATAGAAATGAAGGCGGTAAAACGGATGAAGAAATGGAAACCGCTATTAAGCAAATTATTTCTGAAGCCATTACAGCCGATAATGTAATTGATATTTTTGATGCTGCAGGTTTAAAAAAACCAAATATTGAAATTTTGGACGAACGTTTTTTGCAAGAACTGAAAGATTTACCCCAAAAGAATTTAGCGGTTGAATTGCTTAAAAAACTACTTAAAGACGAAATCAAAAAGAAATCAAAAATCAACCTGGTTGAAAGCAAGAAGTTTTCCGAATTGTTGGAAGATGCCATTAAACGCTACCACAACGGAATGATTGACACCGTTGAATTTCTCGAAAAAGTATTAATCCCTTTTGCTGAAGAAATGAAAAAAGCAAACAAACGAGGGGACAAACTGGGATTAGATTATAGAGAATATGCTTTCTATACCGCTTTGGAAGTCAATAACAGTGCAGTTGCAGTACTTGGAGATGATATTTTAAAACAGATAGCACAGGAATTATTAAAAACCGTTCGTAACAGTACGACTATCGACTGGACAATAAAAGAATCCGTTCAGGCAGAACTCCGAAGAAATATCCGAAGAATATTAAGAAAGTCCGGCTATCCACCAGACTTACAAGAAAAAGCAGTAGATACTGTAATTGCACAGGCTAAAATGTTAGCGGATGACTTATCGAAAAATAACACTCAGTAA
- a CDS encoding CDP-alcohol phosphatidyltransferase family protein — protein MDTKKENIWNVPNALSIYRILALPFIIYAICVGDKPLFITLLSVNLITDILDGLIARLFHLQTELGARLDSLADIGTYIMAFAGMIVLERSFVMEHRIEFSLLIGMWLLPQLVSLIRFRRFPSFHLWSYKVTGYVQGVFIFTFFIFGVSTIYFYIMLVISFLAYMEELLLVSILPELRSNVKSSLFVWNKSKK, from the coding sequence ATGGATACTAAAAAAGAAAACATATGGAATGTGCCCAATGCCTTATCCATATACCGAATACTGGCTTTGCCTTTTATTATCTATGCAATATGTGTAGGAGACAAACCGCTTTTTATTACACTTCTGTCTGTCAATCTGATAACGGATATCCTGGATGGGCTTATTGCCCGTTTATTTCACTTACAAACGGAATTGGGTGCAAGACTCGATTCTCTGGCCGATATCGGCACCTATATTATGGCTTTTGCGGGAATGATTGTGCTGGAGAGATCTTTTGTTATGGAGCATAGGATAGAATTCAGTCTGCTGATCGGGATGTGGCTGCTACCTCAGTTAGTGAGTTTGATCCGTTTCCGCAGATTTCCGAGTTTTCACCTCTGGTCCTACAAAGTAACGGGATATGTGCAGGGTGTCTTTATATTCACATTTTTCATATTCGGAGTAAGTACGATTTACTTTTATATTATGCTGGTCATCAGCTTTCTGGCCTATATGGAAGAATTACTTTTAGTATCAATCCTGCCCGAACTCCGGTCGAATGTGAAAAGCAGTTTATTCGTGTGGAACAAATCAAAGAAATGA
- a CDS encoding serine hydrolase domain-containing protein — translation MKSLLLLLFILAGSICCAQTIRKERLDSVLNHIEQYNQGIGNVSVYKDGKEVYNRSFGQSKVRDLTFDEHTSYQIGSVTKLVTSVLLWKLVEQGKLNLEEKLSTYFPDIPNADKIHLSQILSHNSGLGDYTSIGEGEPWLIEKRSVDSILNVIRHEKPLFEPGADMRYSNSGFYLLTKIIKKCYKKPYAKIVEKEIVKPLKLKDFRSFDSYNNNYFRSYRYVNEWIEVPDFYPQNIIGVGDILATPRDLNNFLEGLFAGKLLKKETLEKMKAGKDNNGFGKGFMYIPYKKNVFLGHGGDTYGTHTLAGYNVQDKIAISITINGQRYEHNAVYIAILGAIYDPELKLPEFETNVLKLSPEQLKQYEGVYSSADFPLKIKIFQEDGELYGQAEGQGAFPLTCYKKDKFMFEAAQIYMDFSPAQDSMFYRQRSNEVNFKRLKTEQVKE, via the coding sequence ATGAAATCACTGCTCTTACTGCTCTTCATCCTGGCCGGATCTATTTGCTGTGCACAGACTATCCGAAAAGAAAGATTAGACTCAGTACTCAACCATATTGAACAGTATAATCAGGGGATTGGAAATGTATCTGTCTATAAGGACGGAAAGGAAGTGTATAACCGAAGTTTCGGACAGTCAAAAGTCAGGGATCTAACCTTTGATGAACATACAAGCTACCAGATAGGTTCTGTGACGAAACTGGTAACGTCTGTACTTCTCTGGAAATTGGTTGAACAAGGTAAGTTAAATTTAGAGGAAAAACTGAGCACCTATTTTCCTGATATCCCCAATGCAGATAAGATTCATTTAAGTCAGATTCTCAGTCACAATAGTGGTTTGGGAGATTATACAAGTATTGGAGAGGGCGAACCCTGGCTAATAGAAAAAAGATCTGTGGATTCTATCTTGAATGTTATACGACACGAAAAACCTCTTTTTGAGCCCGGAGCCGACATGCGGTATTCAAATTCCGGATTCTATTTATTAACGAAGATCATAAAAAAATGCTATAAGAAACCTTATGCAAAGATTGTCGAAAAAGAGATTGTCAAACCATTAAAATTAAAGGATTTCAGATCTTTTGACAGTTATAATAATAACTATTTCCGGTCTTACAGGTATGTTAATGAATGGATTGAGGTTCCGGATTTTTATCCTCAGAATATTATCGGTGTGGGAGATATTCTGGCTACTCCACGGGATCTGAACAATTTCCTTGAAGGGCTGTTCGCGGGTAAGCTACTGAAAAAGGAAACGCTCGAAAAAATGAAGGCAGGTAAAGATAATAATGGTTTTGGAAAAGGATTTATGTATATTCCTTATAAGAAGAATGTCTTTTTGGGACATGGAGGAGATACTTATGGAACACACACTTTAGCGGGATACAATGTGCAGGATAAGATAGCTATTTCTATTACAATTAACGGTCAGCGGTATGAGCATAATGCTGTCTATATTGCTATTCTGGGTGCTATCTATGATCCTGAACTTAAATTACCCGAATTTGAAACCAATGTTCTGAAACTTTCTCCGGAACAGTTAAAGCAGTATGAAGGAGTGTATTCATCTGCGGATTTCCCGCTGAAAATAAAAATTTTCCAGGAAGACGGAGAGCTGTATGGACAGGCCGAGGGGCAGGGTGCATTTCCGTTAACCTGTTATAAAAAGGACAAGTTTATGTTTGAGGCTGCTCAGATCTATATGGATTTTTCCCCGGCTCAGGATAGTATGTTCTATCGCCAGCGTTCGAATGAGGTCAATTTCAAACGCCTAAAAACAGAACAGGTTAAAGAGTAA
- a CDS encoding hydroxymethylglutaryl-CoA reductase encodes MASSIENTDIKGIIHNLKNRKPAELAVDCTLPLSQEVNREGLEQRHSFLQKITGKQFPCLAGGESRDEPDLLNGNIENYIGMSCVPTGVIGPLRITGFAANADFYVPLATSEGALVASYHRGTRACFMAGGITSICLQEGVQRSPLFKFENVGELGLFVSWLLPQEEKLKEITKQTSRYARLANMQIQIEGNHLIVTFEYQTGDAAGQNMVTICTDAICQYLVSHSPVKPKLWFVEGNYSGDKKATALSFTNVRGKKVTAEIVLPETIVRQVLKTSPELMAEYWRSSTMGIIQSGAIGAHGHYANGLAALFLATGQDVACVAEAATGITRMELNKDGSLYASVTLPNLMVGTVGGGTHLSTQRECLEMMDCYGAGQARKFAEICGGLVLAGELSIAAALSAGHFTSAHQKFGRKKSV; translated from the coding sequence ATGGCCTCATCAATTGAAAATACAGACATTAAAGGTATAATACACAACCTCAAAAACCGCAAACCTGCAGAATTAGCAGTTGACTGTACACTTCCGTTATCTCAGGAGGTAAACAGGGAAGGTCTGGAGCAGCGGCATTCGTTTTTACAAAAGATTACCGGAAAACAATTTCCCTGTCTGGCGGGAGGAGAGAGCAGAGATGAACCGGATCTTCTTAACGGAAATATTGAAAATTATATCGGGATGTCTTGTGTGCCAACAGGAGTGATCGGCCCGTTACGGATTACGGGTTTTGCCGCCAATGCTGATTTCTATGTCCCTCTGGCAACGAGTGAAGGTGCTTTAGTAGCCTCTTATCATCGCGGCACAAGAGCCTGTTTTATGGCAGGTGGTATTACTTCAATATGTCTGCAGGAAGGTGTACAACGCAGTCCCTTGTTCAAATTTGAAAATGTAGGCGAACTAGGTCTGTTTGTGAGCTGGCTACTTCCGCAGGAAGAAAAACTAAAGGAAATCACAAAACAAACCAGCCGCTATGCCCGATTAGCCAATATGCAGATTCAGATCGAAGGGAACCATCTCATTGTCACTTTTGAGTATCAGACTGGAGATGCGGCAGGGCAGAATATGGTCACGATATGTACAGATGCCATATGCCAGTATCTGGTATCACACAGTCCTGTAAAGCCTAAGCTCTGGTTTGTAGAAGGTAATTATTCCGGTGATAAAAAAGCAACTGCTCTATCTTTTACAAATGTCCGCGGCAAAAAGGTAACTGCGGAAATTGTGCTTCCGGAGACTATTGTCCGGCAGGTATTGAAAACCTCACCTGAACTTATGGCAGAATACTGGCGCTCCTCAACAATGGGTATTATTCAGAGTGGTGCTATAGGAGCGCACGGACACTATGCGAATGGGTTGGCGGCTTTGTTTCTGGCAACCGGACAGGACGTTGCCTGCGTGGCAGAAGCAGCGACTGGTATAACACGTATGGAGCTTAATAAGGATGGTTCCTTGTACGCAAGTGTGACTTTACCTAATCTGATGGTTGGAACAGTTGGTGGAGGAACTCATCTGTCCACACAGCGGGAGTGTCTGGAAATGATGGATTGCTATGGAGCAGGCCAGGCCAGAAAATTTGCTGAAATATGTGGTGGTCTTGTGCTGGCTGGCGAACTCTCTATCGCAGCAGCGTTATCTGCAGGGCATTTTACAAGTGCTCACCAGAAATTCGGACGTAAGAAATCTGTATAG
- a CDS encoding phosphatidate cytidylyltransferase produces the protein MEQIKEMMFLNLIYIVILFFGIGALLTVILNKNSNPEQKRSRWIKYILYLLIVLITAGCIQAGLMIYLASGLIFAGFVELLMVGMCSNRGVIFGAVSILIYIGITIGFYRFIVSSTPEVLLYIYTIIFTFDGFSQLFGQLFGKRKILPNISPNKTTAGTVGGSIAGYTTGLLIIDHAQTVDGFGLILPLLICICAFAGDALASWYKRLCAAKDYSRLIPGHGGILDRYDSFIFTGSVIGLVHFGRILC, from the coding sequence GTGGAACAAATCAAAGAAATGATGTTTTTGAACCTGATCTATATAGTTATTTTATTTTTCGGGATTGGTGCCCTGCTTACTGTAATACTAAATAAAAACAGCAATCCGGAGCAGAAAAGATCCCGGTGGATTAAGTATATTCTTTATTTACTGATCGTCCTTATTACAGCCGGGTGCATTCAGGCCGGGCTGATGATTTATCTGGCATCGGGACTCATCTTTGCCGGATTTGTGGAGCTTCTTATGGTGGGCATGTGCTCAAACCGGGGTGTAATTTTCGGCGCTGTATCAATCCTTATTTATATCGGTATTACTATAGGCTTTTATAGGTTTATTGTCAGCAGTACTCCTGAAGTGTTGCTGTATATCTATACCATTATTTTTACGTTTGACGGCTTCTCGCAGCTCTTCGGTCAGTTGTTTGGTAAAAGAAAGATATTACCGAATATCAGCCCGAACAAAACTACTGCAGGCACAGTTGGAGGGAGCATTGCAGGCTATACAACAGGCCTGCTTATTATTGATCATGCACAGACCGTTGATGGGTTTGGCCTGATTTTACCGCTATTGATCTGCATCTGTGCTTTTGCAGGAGATGCTCTGGCATCCTGGTATAAGCGACTTTGTGCAGCAAAAGATTACAGCAGGCTGATTCCGGGACATGGAGGTATCCTGGACCGCTATGACAGCTTTATTTTCACCGGGTCGGTTATCGGTTTAGTTCATTTTGGGCGAATACTTTGTTAA
- a CDS encoding helix-turn-helix domain-containing protein produces the protein MYQELLIREIQKKTGQHQSLIAEVSAALDISYDAAHRRISMKSKFSIEESVQLANYFGFSMDQVFQRGEHVLVKRTKEIQTLNDFSSYLDNSLKSLIDYLPGTETSLYYSAKDIPIFYTINTDLLSTFKRYVWLNLLNMEGLDISFETFEKNARIMDNSRKLNHFYSAISAHEIWNDTTINSTLQQIMYFFHAGLLTADNGKALCENLKELIFSLEKKCTAQNEQYRLYYHDLLILNNNVLVADKQRKSLFVPYTMLGYFITNDTDTCKHVSNFFQHQLKNSKLLNTAGTRDKKMFFNRAYQKIDLYKNQITSFNDIG, from the coding sequence ATGTATCAGGAACTGTTAATCCGCGAAATCCAAAAAAAAACAGGCCAACACCAGTCACTTATCGCGGAAGTATCTGCTGCTTTGGACATCAGCTATGACGCTGCACATCGGCGTATATCGATGAAAAGTAAATTTTCTATTGAAGAATCTGTTCAGCTGGCAAACTACTTTGGTTTTTCAATGGATCAGGTTTTTCAGCGGGGTGAGCATGTATTGGTCAAAAGAACAAAAGAGATTCAGACGCTGAATGACTTCAGCAGCTATCTGGACAACTCTCTCAAATCCTTAATTGACTACCTTCCCGGTACCGAGACCAGTCTCTATTATTCGGCTAAAGATATTCCGATATTCTATACGATAAATACAGATCTCTTATCTACATTCAAGCGTTATGTATGGTTGAATCTGCTGAATATGGAAGGTCTGGATATTTCTTTTGAAACCTTTGAAAAAAATGCCCGGATTATGGATAACAGCAGAAAACTAAATCATTTCTATTCTGCCATAAGTGCTCATGAAATCTGGAATGATACGACGATAAACAGTACTCTGCAGCAAATCATGTATTTCTTTCATGCGGGGTTGTTAACTGCAGATAATGGAAAAGCTCTCTGTGAAAATCTTAAAGAACTGATATTTTCTCTCGAGAAAAAATGTACCGCGCAAAATGAACAGTACCGTCTCTATTATCATGATCTGCTGATCCTGAATAACAATGTTCTCGTAGCAGATAAACAACGTAAATCTTTATTTGTCCCGTATACCATGCTGGGGTATTTTATCACCAATGATACGGACACGTGTAAGCATGTTTCTAATTTCTTTCAGCATCAGCTCAAAAACTCCAAACTTCTGAATACAGCGGGCACCCGTGATAAAAAAATGTTTTTTAACAGGGCTTATCAAAAAATAGATCTGTACAAGAATCAGATTACTTCTTTTAATGATATTGGTTAA
- a CDS encoding SMI1/KNR4 family protein → MKSQFDLKLSGTPLEFGDTQSLESYKFPNCKGFPDSYKDFVLTYGYGVALGEFLIYIPMGDYGDSLFVRSEEIKNTYIEDVYNNDIWFELEPDGSSELLKRLFPFASSENGLYLFWDYESNPESHEFDIYLTDFRGTGFKKVGKSLYSVIDNLTHYGPQYTPVFNNPKERIFRCLQRRDIGRIPVSPKKQV, encoded by the coding sequence ATGAAATCTCAATTTGACCTTAAACTCTCAGGAACTCCGCTAGAGTTTGGGGATACACAATCTCTTGAAAGTTATAAATTCCCAAATTGCAAAGGTTTTCCGGATTCTTACAAAGATTTTGTTCTGACCTACGGATATGGCGTGGCATTGGGAGAGTTTCTAATTTATATACCCATGGGAGACTACGGTGATTCCCTGTTTGTGCGATCGGAAGAAATCAAAAACACGTATATCGAAGATGTTTATAACAATGATATCTGGTTTGAACTGGAACCGGATGGTTCCTCTGAATTGTTAAAACGATTATTTCCTTTTGCCAGCAGCGAAAATGGACTCTACCTGTTCTGGGATTATGAGTCAAACCCCGAATCACACGAATTTGACATCTATCTTACCGATTTCCGGGGCACAGGTTTTAAGAAAGTGGGAAAATCACTTTACAGTGTCATCGATAATCTGACACACTATGGCCCTCAGTATACCCCCGTTTTCAATAATCCGAAGGAACGGATTTTCAGGTGTCTGCAGAGACGGGATATAGGACGAATCCCAGTCTCACCTAAGAAACAAGTCTAA